A genomic stretch from Dissulfurispira thermophila includes:
- a CDS encoding SDR family NAD(P)-dependent oxidoreductase, giving the protein MQSFSNEGIKCILITGGAGTVGKTLIRQLLLSDIQEIRIFDNNETELFYLTDEYRGESRVVFFLGDVRDRDKLIKITRGVDVIFHTAAFKHVILSEFNPFDVVQTNINGTQNIIEAALTNNVGKVIFTSSDKAVNPTNVMGTSKLMAEKLITAANTIRYDKKTIFSSTRFGNVLGSRGSVVPIFKKQIKNGGPVTLTDNRMTRFVMTVDEAVGLVVESSLIARGGEVFVTKMPVIRISDLADVMIDILAPMYGYKPDSIKIIEIGKKPGEKLYEELMSHEEMGRAIELKKLFVIFPAFRDLYKIDYTYKDIVSYALENPYISSDEPYMSKEELRAYILKHRLVEEVC; this is encoded by the coding sequence ATGCAGAGTTTTTCTAATGAAGGGATAAAATGTATTCTGATTACAGGTGGAGCAGGGACTGTAGGTAAAACACTGATTAGGCAACTCTTATTGTCAGATATTCAAGAAATAAGGATTTTTGATAATAATGAAACAGAACTCTTTTATCTCACTGATGAATATCGTGGTGAGTCAAGGGTTGTATTTTTTTTAGGCGATGTAAGAGACAGGGATAAGCTCATTAAAATAACAAGGGGTGTAGATGTAATCTTTCACACAGCAGCATTTAAGCATGTAATTCTTTCTGAGTTCAATCCATTTGATGTTGTTCAGACAAATATAAATGGCACGCAAAATATTATAGAAGCAGCATTAACTAATAATGTGGGAAAGGTTATATTTACAAGCAGCGATAAGGCTGTAAATCCTACAAATGTTATGGGGACTTCCAAGTTGATGGCTGAAAAGCTGATCACTGCTGCAAACACAATACGCTATGACAAAAAAACAATCTTTTCAAGCACACGATTTGGGAATGTGCTTGGTTCGAGAGGGTCTGTTGTTCCCATATTCAAGAAACAGATTAAAAACGGAGGTCCTGTTACGCTCACAGACAACAGGATGACAAGGTTTGTAATGACTGTTGACGAGGCAGTTGGACTTGTAGTGGAGTCGTCATTGATAGCAAGGGGTGGTGAGGTCTTTGTGACAAAGATGCCTGTGATAAGGATTTCTGACCTTGCAGATGTGATGATAGACATTTTAGCTCCTATGTATGGTTATAAACCTGATAGCATAAAGATTATAGAGATAGGTAAAAAGCCTGGTGAAAAACTATATGAAGAACTTATGTCTCATGAAGAGATGGGTAGGGCTATTGAACTTAAAAAGCTATTTGTAATATTTCCTGCGTTCCGTGATTTGTATAAGATTGATTATACATATAAAGACATTGTTTCATATGCCCTTGAAAATCCCTATATATCTTCTGATGAGCCATATATGAGCAAGGAAGAACTAAGAGCATACATTCTCAAGCATAGATTAGTGGAGGAGGTCTGTTAA
- a CDS encoding NAD-dependent epimerase/dehydratase family protein → MKGKVLILGGDGYLGWPTAMNLSNLGYSVAVVDNYLKRWIFNKLGVIPLIDCPDLQERVNIWKGLTGHEIKVYIGDIGGHDFLINLVKEFQPDTIIHYGEIPSAPYSMLNHNTSWETIQNNLNATLSVMWAIKTIDTDIHLIKLGTMGEYGTPNIDIEEGFIEIEKNGRTDRLPFPKLPGSFYHLSKVQDSDMLYLGVRMWGLRVTDLNQGPVYGIHTDESRIDKENRLIPHFHYDEFWGTVLNRFITQAVVGIPLTVYGKGGQKRGFLNITDTLQCVRLAVQHPANRGEFRVMNQFTEIFSVNELADKVKTVAKSLGLKVAIQNYPNPRKEAEEHHYNAKNTNLMGLGLQPNYLTDNVLIEMLEIAMRNKKNIRQDIILPGRAKWQ, encoded by the coding sequence ATGAAAGGCAAAGTACTTATACTCGGTGGCGATGGTTATCTTGGATGGCCTACTGCTATGAATCTCTCAAATCTCGGGTATAGTGTTGCAGTAGTAGATAATTATCTCAAAAGGTGGATATTTAATAAACTTGGCGTAATCCCGTTGATTGATTGTCCTGACCTTCAGGAAAGAGTAAACATATGGAAAGGATTGACAGGACATGAGATTAAGGTTTATATCGGAGATATAGGAGGGCATGATTTTCTTATCAATCTGGTAAAAGAATTCCAGCCTGACACAATAATACATTATGGAGAGATACCATCTGCACCTTATTCTATGCTCAATCATAATACCTCATGGGAAACCATACAGAATAACCTCAATGCTACTCTGTCTGTTATGTGGGCAATAAAGACAATAGACACTGATATACATCTCATAAAGTTAGGAACAATGGGAGAATATGGCACCCCGAATATCGATATAGAAGAAGGATTTATCGAGATTGAAAAAAATGGAAGAACAGATAGACTGCCATTCCCAAAGCTTCCCGGCTCATTTTATCATTTGAGCAAGGTTCAAGACAGTGACATGCTTTATCTTGGTGTAAGAATGTGGGGACTTAGGGTTACTGACTTAAATCAGGGGCCTGTTTATGGAATTCACACAGACGAAAGCAGGATAGATAAGGAAAATCGACTCATACCACATTTTCATTATGATGAGTTCTGGGGTACGGTGTTGAATCGCTTTATTACACAGGCAGTAGTTGGTATTCCTTTAACTGTTTATGGCAAAGGTGGTCAAAAGAGGGGATTTTTGAATATTACTGACACCCTTCAGTGTGTAAGGCTTGCAGTTCAACACCCTGCCAATAGAGGCGAATTCAGGGTGATGAACCAGTTTACAGAGATATTCAGTGTTAATGAACTTGCTGATAAAGTTAAGACTGTTGCTAAAAGTCTTGGGCTTAAAGTAGCTATACAGAATTATCCAAATCCGAGAAAAGAGGCAGAGGAACATCATTACAATGCAAAAAATACCAATCTTATGGGTCTTGGACTTCAACCAAATTATTTAACAGATAATGTTCTTATAGAAATGCTTGAGATTGCAATGCGCAATAAGAAAAATATAAGGCAAGATATTATCCTGCCGGGAAGGGCAAAATGGCAATAA
- the neuC gene encoding UDP-N-acetylglucosamine 2-epimerase, whose amino-acid sequence MKRKICIVLTVRGNYAKMKSIMREIKNHSNCELQLVVGGAVILHKFGNPVNIIEADGFEISEMVHFLVEGGKPITMAKSTGLAVVELSTVFENLRPDIVMAIADRFEALAVAVAASYMNIPVAHLEGGELSGSIDESIRHAITKLSHIHFVATQKSKERVIKMGEDPQNVYVVGSPTIDLIRDLNLDLDFDVFEKYGGVGAFISVTKNNYIVVSQHPVTTEYEQAGEQIQETLHAINDINMPTLWLWPNMDAGTDEISKGIRKFREKYQPSHIHFFKNFAFEDYAKLINNAAVLVGNTSSGIRESAYLGVPVVNIGTRQNYRERGENVIDVGYNKDEIKEAIKKQIAHGKYSSNHLYGDGHAGEKIAEILSTCKISVQKRLMY is encoded by the coding sequence ATGAAAAGAAAAATATGTATTGTATTAACAGTGCGTGGCAATTACGCAAAAATGAAATCTATAATGAGAGAAATAAAAAACCATTCAAACTGTGAATTGCAACTTGTTGTAGGTGGGGCTGTTATACTTCATAAATTTGGTAACCCTGTAAATATTATCGAAGCCGATGGATTTGAAATAAGTGAAATGGTACATTTTCTGGTTGAAGGTGGCAAACCCATAACAATGGCAAAATCTACAGGTCTTGCTGTTGTTGAACTCTCGACAGTCTTTGAAAATCTGCGTCCTGATATTGTAATGGCAATTGCTGATAGATTTGAAGCACTTGCAGTTGCTGTAGCAGCAAGCTATATGAATATACCTGTTGCACATCTTGAAGGAGGTGAATTATCAGGCTCTATAGATGAATCCATAAGGCATGCAATCACAAAACTCTCACATATTCATTTTGTTGCAACTCAAAAAAGTAAAGAGCGCGTAATAAAAATGGGAGAAGATCCTCAAAATGTCTATGTTGTTGGTTCTCCGACGATTGACCTCATACGAGATTTAAATCTTGACCTTGATTTTGATGTGTTTGAGAAATATGGCGGAGTAGGTGCTTTTATCTCTGTAACAAAAAATAACTATATTGTTGTATCACAGCATCCTGTTACAACCGAATACGAACAGGCAGGCGAACAGATTCAGGAAACACTTCATGCCATCAATGATATAAACATGCCCACACTATGGCTCTGGCCAAATATGGATGCTGGAACAGACGAAATATCAAAAGGCATTAGGAAATTCAGAGAAAAATATCAGCCGTCACACATACACTTTTTTAAGAACTTTGCATTTGAAGACTACGCTAAACTCATTAATAATGCCGCTGTTTTAGTTGGAAATACAAGTAGTGGTATTAGAGAATCTGCATATCTTGGTGTGCCTGTTGTGAATATTGGCACAAGGCAGAATTACAGAGAGAGGGGAGAAAATGTAATAGATGTAGGCTACAATAAGGATGAAATAAAAGAGGCGATAAAAAAGCAGATTGCACATGGAAAATATTCAAGCAACCATTTATATGGCGATGGTCATGCTGGAGAAAAGATTGCAGAGATATTGAGCACATGCAAGATAAGTGTTCAAAAGAGACTAATGTATTGA
- a CDS encoding glycosyltransferase, giving the protein MQDKCSKETNVLMEKQLIFNTEGISMDNFADMDGLRLSLQSTYDKNSLLELLDKVLDMGEIREIPIDILQLLREKIFLIFINKLEFDTKLFRLHKVFNNDLIPYHKGMAHIKDRLLFDYYERVDVVNKEAILMLALLIDILNNDKDRGIKDFIMQCADIFSRSKTFGEIINNLHITAEDIVDIYIESGILSPDIFMKKAINIQKNNLLFLRLIWLLSDAPVCYTRLYDLLKTLLYESIKAKNIELVLYIGFFTRYYYGNLQVDMDAWKRLDEEIEKPMSDFFVRYCRENNILPCSRMPEKGKKIKVGYIYQRLAMSSPVTVLLSLLYGHYLNQNPDFEFYVYSCDYKEKIGDDQGVIDKFIRPMGFKCISAGNLGEFNDYQHSHFEKAMALRRQIIKDEIDIFVTTGTQIGNFLVSSRVAPIQIYWSHGDPYWSVNNLDYRIVHSAEKSVTKGLYGGMEYFKFPNLMSMELLNPNISPEKIEKIRLKFPEDKILLGVFGRLVKLYHPDYLFAVSEILKKNQETVFLICGSGDNEPIKKYFEIAGCIDRVYFEGHVNPNIYGHIIDIALDPFPIPMGVAFLELQAKGKPIVSYKVNLYEINEFRLKDVLASTTGEYIQIAGKLIKDEMFRKEIGEKYRKFVEEKLDCQRAAKELERLYKGLI; this is encoded by the coding sequence ATGCAAGATAAGTGTTCAAAAGAGACTAATGTATTGATGGAAAAACAACTTATTTTTAATACAGAAGGCATATCAATGGATAATTTTGCAGACATGGATGGGCTTCGTTTGTCTCTACAATCAACTTATGACAAAAATAGTTTACTTGAGTTACTCGACAAAGTTTTAGATATGGGTGAAATTAGAGAAATTCCAATAGATATATTACAATTGCTGCGGGAAAAGATTTTTCTAATTTTTATAAACAAGCTGGAATTCGACACAAAACTCTTCAGACTGCATAAAGTTTTTAATAATGACTTAATACCCTATCACAAAGGCATGGCTCATATCAAAGACAGATTATTATTCGATTATTATGAACGAGTTGATGTTGTCAATAAAGAAGCAATTTTAATGTTGGCTCTATTGATAGACATCTTGAACAATGATAAAGACAGAGGTATCAAAGACTTTATAATGCAGTGTGCAGATATATTTTCACGATCAAAGACATTCGGAGAAATAATAAATAATCTACATATCACGGCTGAAGATATCGTAGATATTTATATTGAATCAGGGATTCTTTCCCCTGATATATTTATGAAAAAGGCAATCAATATTCAAAAAAACAATCTTTTATTTCTTCGGCTTATATGGTTATTATCTGATGCTCCTGTTTGTTATACAAGACTTTATGACCTTTTGAAGACACTTCTTTATGAATCCATAAAAGCAAAGAATATAGAGCTTGTCTTATACATTGGCTTTTTTACTCGTTATTATTATGGTAATCTGCAGGTAGATATGGATGCATGGAAAAGACTCGATGAAGAAATAGAAAAACCAATGAGTGATTTTTTTGTAAGGTATTGCAGGGAAAACAATATCCTGCCCTGCAGCAGAATGCCTGAAAAGGGCAAAAAGATAAAGGTTGGATACATCTATCAGCGGTTAGCCATGTCTTCCCCTGTGACTGTTTTGCTGTCTTTACTATATGGACATTATTTAAATCAAAATCCAGATTTTGAGTTTTATGTTTATAGCTGTGATTATAAAGAAAAAATTGGAGATGATCAAGGAGTTATAGACAAATTTATAAGACCAATGGGTTTTAAATGCATCAGTGCAGGTAATTTAGGTGAGTTCAATGATTATCAGCATAGCCATTTCGAAAAGGCAATGGCATTAAGAAGACAGATTATCAAGGATGAAATAGACATATTTGTTACAACAGGCACGCAGATAGGCAATTTCCTTGTGTCATCAAGGGTCGCCCCAATCCAGATTTACTGGTCGCACGGTGACCCTTATTGGAGTGTAAACAATTTAGATTACAGGATAGTACACTCTGCCGAGAAATCTGTTACAAAGGGCTTATATGGAGGCATGGAATATTTCAAATTCCCTAATCTCATGTCAATGGAGTTATTGAATCCAAATATTTCACCAGAGAAAATAGAGAAAATCAGACTGAAATTTCCAGAAGATAAAATACTGCTCGGAGTTTTTGGAAGGCTTGTCAAATTGTATCATCCTGATTATCTTTTTGCTGTATCTGAAATACTAAAGAAAAACCAGGAAACTGTTTTTTTAATATGCGGCTCAGGGGATAATGAGCCGATTAAGAAATATTTTGAAATCGCAGGATGCATTGATAGAGTCTATTTTGAGGGACATGTTAATCCTAACATTTATGGGCATATCATTGATATAGCTCTTGACCCTTTTCCTATTCCAATGGGAGTTGCATTTTTGGAGCTTCAGGCAAAAGGTAAACCCATAGTTTCTTATAAAGTGAATCTTTATGAGATAAACGAGTTCAGACTGAAAGATGTTTTGGCTTCTACTACAGGAGAGTATATTCAAATAGCTGGTAAACTTATTAAAGATGAAATGTTTCGGAAAGAGATAGGTGAAAAATATCGCAAGTTTGTCGAAGAAAAGCTTGATTGCCAAAGAGCAGCTAAAGAGCTTGAAAGGCTTTATAAAGGCTTAATCTGA
- a CDS encoding acyltransferase, protein MYKNLGKKIRCLIWRLRGLSIGNGSLIEGGLYIRGRSRICIGRNAYISRHVSLKASTEGYIIIGDNCLIRDGVRIQGGLGTLRIGDFFAINHNSSITFNGDLDIGNYVMIGPGVTITTSGHSFNNKEIMRFQKDTYKKIVIEDDVWIGANAVILPGVTIAKGTVVGAGSVVTKNTEPYSIVVGNHAKVIGYRGETEQCIS, encoded by the coding sequence ATGTATAAAAATTTGGGCAAGAAAATAAGATGCCTGATATGGAGATTAAGGGGGTTATCGATAGGCAATGGAAGCTTGATCGAAGGCGGATTATATATACGAGGTCGGTCTCGCATCTGTATAGGAAGGAATGCTTATATATCGCGACATGTTTCTCTCAAGGCTTCTACAGAAGGATACATTATAATAGGTGATAACTGTCTAATTCGAGATGGTGTAAGAATTCAGGGTGGTTTAGGCACTTTGCGGATTGGTGATTTTTTTGCGATCAATCACAATTCGTCTATAACATTTAATGGCGATCTGGATATAGGGAATTATGTCATGATAGGACCTGGTGTGACAATAACAACATCTGGGCATTCTTTTAATAATAAGGAGATAATGCGGTTTCAGAAGGATACTTACAAGAAGATTGTTATAGAGGATGATGTCTGGATAGGGGCAAATGCAGTGATTTTGCCTGGTGTAACAATAGCTAAGGGAACTGTTGTGGGAGCGGGTAGTGTAGTTACTAAAAATACCGAGCCGTATAGTATTGTAGTGGGTAACCATGCCAAGGTAATAGGTTATAGGGGTGAAACGGAGCAGTGCATATCATGA
- a CDS encoding class I SAM-dependent methyltransferase — MKFLSDTVDFSHIVNVLEVGSNRGDFLYHLKFRFSHINIIGIEPSNLDFVGVPTVRAFFSRNIFLNKFDLVIVRHVLEHIKHPVNFLSDIKAILADEGKLFIEVPNTMNDLMEKIEVFNPDHVCYFTAQSMNRLVEESDMSLLTIGDEDGVPLMVLMSNAVTMRTHNSYDNSKEIKALIGEYRKSMDDTVRSVKELINKGYKIIFYGSKNTFLWFYNALDVSIVHTPLKEHVLAVIDDSAERIGKRVSGFSVKDFGYLNAIKDEEIVFILCAARDNAKAMINKIKKLGLKDYKIILPWIGEVV; from the coding sequence TTGAAGTTTTTATCAGATACTGTTGATTTTTCCCATATCGTAAATGTTCTCGAAGTCGGTTCTAACAGGGGAGATTTTCTTTATCATCTAAAGTTTCGATTCAGCCATATTAATATTATCGGAATAGAACCATCAAATCTTGATTTTGTCGGGGTGCCAACAGTCAGGGCATTCTTTTCGAGGAATATTTTTTTAAACAAATTCGACCTTGTGATTGTTAGACATGTGCTTGAGCACATAAAACATCCCGTTAATTTTTTAAGTGATATAAAAGCTATTCTTGCTGACGAAGGAAAATTATTTATAGAGGTGCCTAATACCATGAATGACCTTATGGAAAAAATAGAGGTGTTCAATCCAGACCATGTCTGTTATTTTACAGCCCAATCAATGAATAGACTGGTTGAAGAGTCTGATATGAGTTTGTTGACGATAGGAGATGAAGACGGTGTTCCTCTTATGGTGCTCATGAGCAATGCTGTAACTATGAGAACTCATAATTCATATGACAATAGCAAAGAGATAAAAGCGCTGATTGGTGAATACAGAAAATCCATGGATGACACTGTTCGCTCTGTCAAAGAATTGATAAATAAAGGTTATAAGATAATATTTTACGGGTCAAAGAACACCTTTCTCTGGTTCTACAATGCCCTTGATGTTAGCATTGTTCATACCCCTTTGAAAGAACATGTTTTGGCAGTAATCGATGATTCCGCGGAGAGAATCGGGAAAAGGGTATCGGGATTTTCTGTGAAGGATTTTGGGTATCTCAATGCCATAAAGGATGAGGAAATAGTATTTATCCTCTGCGCGGCCAGAGACAATGCTAAAGCAATGATTAATAAAATAAAAAAATTGGGTTTGAAGGATTATAAAATAATCCTGCCATGGATTGGCGAAGTGGTATGA
- a CDS encoding radical SAM protein: protein MNEIYKIDDVQYMVSLYCPGRCRNCNVWQRKKEEVTKNEMELLLLEKALQSKTLCKTTHFELTGGESQLSPKYIDVVKLIAQYKPDAIIHTNISGWYPKRHFEVVKECIQYVMPSNFKIDISLDGRPENYKSIRFVKDGFYKAVETARLLKQLNIPIRFIMTTFREIYRDIEWFVDFAKEMGVGYYIGYPRISSFYFNNSDKEFNFTKEEIEEIENLLNRVGWLTERRLGNWLWAKSVYERNIPFFECYMGRMSIVIDPYGNVYPCNELLPELFMGNLKEFGGYIDILLLSEKAIKVIEYVKDKRCQPCGMLCALKIEFPWGKQAGLIPVGKDELHK from the coding sequence ATGAATGAAATTTATAAGATAGATGATGTTCAGTATATGGTCTCTCTTTACTGTCCCGGCAGGTGCAGAAATTGTAATGTATGGCAGAGAAAAAAGGAAGAAGTTACAAAAAATGAAATGGAATTGCTCTTACTTGAAAAGGCACTTCAGAGCAAGACTCTATGCAAAACAACGCACTTTGAACTTACAGGTGGAGAATCGCAGTTGTCTCCTAAATATATAGATGTTGTCAAATTAATAGCTCAATATAAACCTGATGCAATTATACATACAAATATCAGTGGCTGGTATCCTAAAAGACACTTTGAGGTTGTAAAGGAATGTATCCAGTATGTAATGCCTTCAAATTTCAAGATTGATATTTCTCTCGATGGCCGCCCTGAGAATTATAAGTCTATCAGATTTGTTAAAGATGGTTTTTATAAAGCAGTAGAGACCGCAAGGCTTCTCAAGCAATTAAATATTCCTATACGATTTATAATGACTACATTCAGGGAAATCTATAGAGATATAGAGTGGTTTGTTGATTTTGCAAAGGAAATGGGTGTTGGTTATTATATAGGTTATCCACGGATTTCTTCTTTTTATTTTAATAATTCAGATAAAGAATTCAACTTTACAAAGGAAGAAATCGAAGAAATAGAAAATCTTCTGAATAGGGTTGGATGGCTTACTGAAAGACGGCTTGGAAACTGGTTATGGGCAAAAAGTGTATATGAAAGAAATATTCCCTTTTTTGAATGCTATATGGGAAGGATGTCTATTGTTATAGATCCTTACGGAAATGTGTACCCATGTAATGAGCTTCTTCCGGAGCTATTTATGGGCAATTTAAAGGAATTTGGTGGTTATATTGATATACTGTTATTATCAGAAAAAGCAATAAAAGTAATTGAGTATGTGAAAGACAAAAGGTGTCAGCCATGTGGAATGCTTTGTGCTCTAAAAATTGAGTTTCCTTGGGGAAAGCAGGCAGGATTGATACCGGTGGGAAAAGATGAATTACATAAATAA